In the Castor canadensis chromosome 1, mCasCan1.hap1v2, whole genome shotgun sequence genome, TAACTAATAGCCTTATGAATTAAATAATTTGAATCATAAGTTGAATTGTAAGAGCTTGGGAATTTGTACTATTGTATGTcaatttctcagaaataaaatgatatatcTAAGAGTATTATACTGAAATTGAATGACAAAGACACTTGGTGACTACTAATTTTCTGAATGTGTTCTTCACATCTTTGTTCCTAAGGCTATATAAATCAATGGGTTTAGCATGGGAATCACCGCTGTGTAAAACACAGAAGCCACTTTAACTATGAGCCATGAAGTTTTAGTATTAGGAACACAGTAAAGGAAAAGGATGGTTCCATGGAAGATGGTGATGGCAGTCAGGTGGGAGGAACAGGTGGAGAAGGTTTTGTGACATCCATTTGCAGAAGGTATCTTCATAACAGTGATGAAAATGAACATATATGACATAAGAATAAGCATAAGGTTGCTCACTTCATTgaatacagcaataataaaacacAGAATCTGGCTGATATAGGGGTCTGAACAAGACATGGAAACAATTACAGAAAATTCACAGACAAAATTATTTATGATGCTGGATTCACAATAggacagggaaagaagaaaatatgtgagTGTCAGGGAACACACTATGCTCCAGGTGTAAGATCCAACCACCAAACCAGCACAAAGCTGCTGAGACATAACAGTGTTGTGGAGCAGAAGGTTGCAAACCGCTGCAAAATGGTCAAAGGCCATTGCTGCTAACATGAAAGTTTCTGTCACTCCAAAAATGCAAGCACAAGAAAATTGCATGACACAACCAAAGAAAGAGATGGTTCTGTCTTCCACAATCAAGTTCTCCAACAATTTCAGTGGAACTACAGTAGAAAAACATAAATCTACACAGGACAAGTGTCTAAGCAAAAAGTGCATGATGATGTGGAGTTTTGGATTGATGTGGATGATAAATATCATCCCCAAATTTCCCACTACAGTGACAGTATAAATGgacaagaaaaccaaaaagagtGGAACCTGGAGTTCTGGATATTCTGAAAAACCCAAGAGAATAAAAGTGGGTACACTGCTTTGATTTCCTTCAGATGACATCGTGATTCCTGATGGATATAAAAGAAagttattatgaaaaacagaatgaaaataaaggaaaaacagacaaaaatttaCCATATGTTTCCATGAAGAATGACATAGAACTTCATTTCTCAAAGTGTGGTACCAACCAATAAGACCTGGGAATTTCTTATATTGCCCCACCCTCAACCTTCTTAATCAAAGATGTGGATGAAACCCACAATTTGTGATTTTACTAAGCCTCTCTTGGATTTTGTCACATGCTAAAATGTGAAGTCACCGTGAAAAAACATAtaattatcaattttatttaaaattcagctTTAGTAGTGAAATATGAATTTATGATACTTGGTAGTTATATGAAGAGAAATAAGGAATGCAGACCAGAAGCACAGAGTACCTTCTACTGTATGGCTTGAACAATACACTAAGGATCGTAGAGATGGCTTGACATTGCAATTGGTGaaactaaaatattattattaatttttattgcattttttcacCTTTCTATGAATAGTGCACAATTAATTgatcaaagaattttaaagtttaaaaaactcCTACAATGTATATGCTCCATGTCTTCtacctaattttaaaaactttgcaTTAGGATCTCATTTATGGGATGTTCACACATCCTCCACTCATACTTCTAACAATGTACACTGCTTCTTGGAGTATTTTATTGGTCTATTATAGAAATGTTGTtcatgtttcattgttttattaaatagttttaaaattgcattttaattatCTGCTTATTAATGTTATTTAGGTCATCTCACTtgaaatagatagatgatagatatagatagatagatagatgatagataggtagatagatagatatagatagtaGAGAATAGAAAAATCTTCTGATCAACAGCAATATTTCTGtacataaaatatactttgtGATAATTATGTCATGAAAATGACACATTGTCTTAACCAAAAATATAATCCGTGATTTATGATGAGACAGAATTGGAaaagtcatgaaaatgaaaactataagatCACGAAATATATGAGGATCTAATAGAAATGCATCTCtgagttttttccattttttcagttTTACCTAGAAAAGGGGCCAAGCTCTAGACCCAGCCCTGTGAGTCCCTGCCCTTTACATGAACTTCAAACAACTTCAGATGTAGAGCAtccattattaatgtataattttcAACAGGAAGTAGACCTGGGTGGACACACTTTATCCATTACTATTGACATTATTTCAATACATGAATTTGCCTTCAACATTTGAACTTACTGGTAAAGTCTACTACTAGCCACACTCATTAGATCTGTTCTGCCAATGTGGCACATTTACTAGACCAGTAacaaaaaaatattcagaaaaaaagagttaGTGTTACAGTCCTATGAATATtcaatgaattttataaataGCAGTGAGTTAGAATTAGTATTTTactcaaattaaaaatttgtcTAGAAAAGTTCAAAATCAACAAATAGCCCATAAGTTTTCTGTGCCTTTTCTTCATTGTTACTTGGTAGTTGCACTGATGCCAGTTTCTAcattatgaaaatttttatttaaaaaaaaacttcaggcCCTGTTAGTGACAATCAAAATGTCCCTGACTATAAAAAGAGACTTTTTGATTTTTAGAATAATCTCTATGAACAGGACCCCATGACTTACGCCTGAACTAAAGGACAATGAAAGATAAATTAACTGACCTGAAACCAGAACCTCTTGATTAATTTACTGTGAATTTCTTCTTCACATTAATAAGCCttagtcatttttattcattataatcaattttttttaaataaaataggacTAAGGTTTGGAACAAAAGTGGAAGTGTGTTTCAATATTTATGCCAGtaaagtgggattttttttcccggAACATAGGAAATCTCCTAGAGcacaaagaaaaatctgaaagctgTTTGAAATCCATTAAAGTCCGGGCCTTATTTATGTAACTGTCACTATGGAAACATAAACATCAGAGAATTATAATTAGAGTTTTCCTCAGTGGGCTCTACAATGTACAATTAGTTGAAACTCTGTCACTTGTGTTGCTGTTGAAGATGTGTTTTCTTCTGGAGCATTAGATATGGTTACATTACCACATTCCTTACATTAACTGTCTTTATATATTGAATTATTGAAATATTACATCTTCCCTTactgaagaaaatatgaacattACAGttcaaaagcaggaaaaaaaataataagaaaaatccaGAAATGGTTTGTTTTAGCTGCATTTcaaatttcacatttaaatttttagtggAGAATTGTGGCAACGACTAccttaagaaaagagaaaatcaccTGACAATTCAGATTGAGAAATATTCTTTAGGATACCTAGCCAGTATTCCCTAATACTGCCTAAaacatgacaaaaaagaaaagaaggggaaaagtaTCACACACCAAAGAAGGTTGGGCAAACATGACTACTAGATGTAATCTGTTACTCTGATTGGATCCTGAACAGAAAGAGGGTGCTaatgaggaagaagaggggagaaggcaaacaaaataacaaccaaaaaaaccaaagagcaTTCAAATGCAAATAAAGTCTTCACTGCTCACTGTACTGATAATAATATACTAATGTTTCTTAACTCTTTCTTTTTGAGAGAACAGTTAAGATGTGTGCATTGAAAAGATTTCTAAGTAAAATATAGTGTTGACTAAATGTTCAATGTTTTACAACAGATCTCTAGGGTTTATATATCTTGATTAATTGAAAATGTATGTTCATTGATTAGTAACTGTCCATTGCCCACTTCCCTCAGTCCCTGGCAAATACCAGCCCACACATCATTTATGAAACTATTTTAGATGCATCATATTAGCAcaatcatgcaatatttgttcTGTGAATATCTTATTTCACCTAGAATAATGTCTTTAAGTTTCATTcctattatttttcattgtagaaTTAACTTTTTGTAGCTGTGACTAGTATTATGTTTCATGTACAGATCACATTTTCTGAATGTATTCGTTTATCTATGAACATTTAGCTAAT is a window encoding:
- the LOC109677156 gene encoding olfactory receptor 5D13-like, whose protein sequence is MSSEGNQSSVPTFILLGFSEYPELQVPLFLVFLSIYTVTVVGNLGMIFIIHINPKLHIIMHFLLRHLSCVDLCFSTVVPLKLLENLIVEDRTISFFGCVMQFSCACIFGVTETFMLAAMAFDHFAAVCNLLLHNTVMSQQLCAGLVVGSYTWSIVCSLTLTYFLLSLSYCESSIINNFVCEFSVIVSMSCSDPYISQILCFIIAVFNEVSNLMLILMSYMFIFITVMKIPSANGCHKTFSTCSSHLTAITIFHGTILFLYCVPNTKTSWLIVKVASVFYTAVIPMLNPLIYIALGTKM